The genomic interval TTGCCGGCCTGGGCCATATAGGCGGCGGCGACGAGGCCGTTATGGCCCGAGCCGATCGCTATGACGTCGTAATCCTTGGCCATCGTTCCCTCAGCTCGTGATCGACGCGATATACGCCGTGTCCATGTACTCGCGGATGGCGAAGATCATGTTGTCCCTGATCTCGACGATCCAGGCATAGCGGTTGTCGTAGGTGCGTCCGTTGCGGAAGGTGCCGGTGCCGTGGGTCTCGACCGCCACGAAATCGCCTTTGCCGAACAGGTTCTCGACCGAGTTCTTGGGATCGCCGTCGACGAACAGGCCGCGCACAGGGGCGAGGAATTCGTCGACGATGCCGGTGCGGCCGCGATGAACGCCGGCGCCGGGGATACCCGGCTTGGCCATCGGGGTCCAGGTTGCGTCGGGGTGAAAG from Rhizomicrobium sp. carries:
- a CDS encoding nuclear transport factor 2 family protein; protein product: MTESKNEQLVRRFFEDVLNTGDLEKIRPCFHPDATWTPMAKPGIPGAGVHRGRTGIVDEFLAPVRGLFVDGDPKNSVENLFGKGDFVAVETHGTGTFRNGRTYDNRYAWIVEIRDNMIFAIREYMDTAYIASITS